One Akkermansiaceae bacterium genomic region harbors:
- a CDS encoding DUF5060 domain-containing protein, with amino-acid sequence MGENPLDIVSSEAGRAVCMQTATFPGEISQTVLPTPKQHNMHKKSPATLIAVSSAMLLPMSLHADEKVTVSGELKQWHKVTLTMTGPHAGETDTKPNPFTDLVLNVRFTHESGTPDYVVPGYFAADGHAAETSATSGNQWRAHLSPDKAGRWKYAIQFKGTPLDKLQGSFKIGPTDKAGVDLRGKGRLQYVGTRYLRHAGNAEWFLKAGADAPETFLAYVDFDGTVANNPKKCPLKNWNAHVRDWKSGDPTWKNGKGKGIIGAINYLSAQGCNAFSFIPYNAGGDGDNVWPHVSRSDKVHFDCSKLDQWGMVFDHATAKGMYLHFKLQETENDDLRGNHQAGKQHALDKGELGIQRKAYLREIIARFGHNLALNWNLGEENTQSIQQISDQARFIRKTDPYAHNIVLHTYPHEQDKIYGRLLGKKDLLSGVSIQNSHVNRTHTDTLKWVSRSTKAGHPWVIGFDEAGNAATGTPPDPDWPGMAQAMAKHKKKKASPHLPSIDEIRAQVLWGTLMAGGTGVEYYFGYQLPENDLNCQDWRSRGKTWRYSRIALGFFRDYQIPFWEMTNTNALIGNTKNTNQQGYCFSKQGSLYLVYLPKASPCVLDLGKANGEFSVHWFNPRQGGKLATGSVKTVTGGQPVNLGRPPSDPAKDWLIIIKSSR; translated from the coding sequence ATGGGAGAAAACCCGCTGGACATCGTATCGTCTGAAGCGGGACGCGCCGTTTGCATGCAGACGGCAACCTTCCCTGGGGAAATTTCTCAAACCGTCCTGCCGACACCGAAACAACACAACATGCACAAAAAGAGTCCAGCCACCCTGATTGCCGTTTCCAGTGCCATGCTCCTGCCCATGAGCCTCCATGCTGATGAAAAAGTAACCGTATCCGGTGAGCTCAAACAGTGGCATAAGGTCACACTCACCATGACCGGCCCCCATGCCGGCGAAACGGACACCAAGCCCAACCCATTCACTGACCTCGTCCTGAATGTCCGTTTCACCCACGAATCCGGCACGCCCGATTACGTGGTGCCAGGGTACTTTGCAGCCGACGGCCATGCCGCTGAGACGTCAGCCACATCAGGAAACCAATGGAGGGCTCATCTATCACCCGACAAGGCAGGCCGATGGAAATATGCTATCCAGTTCAAGGGAACGCCATTGGATAAACTCCAGGGAAGCTTCAAGATTGGCCCGACCGACAAAGCCGGTGTCGATCTGCGTGGCAAGGGGCGGCTTCAGTATGTGGGCACCCGCTACCTCCGCCACGCCGGCAATGCCGAGTGGTTCCTCAAAGCCGGTGCCGATGCCCCGGAGACGTTCCTCGCCTACGTGGATTTCGATGGCACCGTGGCTAACAACCCGAAAAAATGTCCGCTGAAAAACTGGAACGCACATGTCAGGGATTGGAAATCCGGAGACCCCACATGGAAAAACGGCAAGGGGAAAGGCATCATTGGTGCCATCAACTACCTCTCTGCCCAAGGTTGTAACGCCTTTTCCTTTATCCCATACAATGCTGGAGGCGACGGCGACAACGTCTGGCCCCATGTCAGCAGGTCGGACAAAGTTCACTTCGACTGCTCGAAACTCGACCAATGGGGAATGGTCTTCGACCACGCCACGGCCAAGGGCATGTATCTCCACTTCAAGTTGCAGGAAACTGAAAATGATGACCTCCGGGGGAACCACCAAGCAGGTAAGCAGCATGCCCTCGACAAGGGAGAGCTCGGCATCCAGCGCAAGGCCTATCTGCGTGAAATCATCGCCAGGTTCGGTCACAACCTCGCACTCAATTGGAACCTGGGTGAGGAAAACACACAGTCGATCCAACAGATCAGCGACCAAGCGCGGTTCATCAGGAAAACCGACCCCTACGCACACAACATCGTCCTTCACACCTATCCTCATGAGCAGGATAAAATCTACGGACGGCTTCTGGGGAAAAAAGACCTGCTAAGCGGTGTCTCCATCCAGAACTCCCACGTCAACCGGACGCATACCGACACCTTGAAGTGGGTCAGCCGCTCCACAAAAGCGGGTCATCCATGGGTCATCGGCTTCGACGAGGCAGGCAATGCCGCTACCGGAACACCTCCCGACCCCGACTGGCCGGGTATGGCCCAGGCCATGGCCAAACATAAGAAAAAAAAGGCATCGCCCCACCTTCCCAGCATCGATGAAATCCGCGCCCAGGTCCTCTGGGGCACCCTGATGGCGGGGGGCACCGGGGTTGAATACTACTTCGGTTACCAGCTTCCCGAAAATGACCTGAACTGCCAGGACTGGAGAAGCCGCGGCAAGACCTGGCGATACAGTCGCATCGCCCTCGGTTTTTTCCGGGATTATCAAATCCCCTTCTGGGAAATGACCAACACCAACGCCCTCATCGGAAATACCAAAAACACCAACCAACAAGGTTATTGTTTTTCCAAACAAGGCTCACTCTACCTGGTCTACCTACCCAAAGCCTCGCCTTGTGTGTTAGACCTTGGCAAGGCCAACGGAGAGTTTTCCGTCCACTGGTTCAACCCCCGCCAGGGTGGCAAGCTCGCCACCGGCAGTGTGAAAACCGTCACGGGTGGCCAGCCTGTCAACTTGGGCCGCCCACCGTCAGACCCGGCCAAAGACTGGCTCATCATCATCAAATCCAGCCGATGA